In the Deinococcus sp. YIM 134068 genome, one interval contains:
- a CDS encoding secondary thiamine-phosphate synthase enzyme YjbQ, with protein sequence MWAQHDLRLRPLPRGFHLITREVVGAVPELARVRVGLLHVFITHTSASLALNENASPDVRRDFERYFTHLVPDGWRDFEHTLAGPDDMAAHIKASLLGPSLSLPVQGGRLALGTWQGVYLCEHRDEGGARRLVLTLHGEER encoded by the coding sequence ATGTGGGCGCAACACGACCTCCGGCTCCGGCCCCTTCCGCGCGGCTTTCACCTCATCACGCGGGAGGTGGTGGGTGCCGTGCCCGAACTCGCGCGGGTGCGGGTGGGGCTGCTGCATGTTTTCATCACACACACGTCGGCCAGCCTCGCCCTGAACGAGAACGCCTCGCCCGACGTGCGGCGGGACTTCGAGCGGTACTTCACCCACCTCGTCCCCGACGGCTGGCGGGACTTCGAGCACACGCTGGCGGGACCGGACGACATGGCCGCGCACATCAAGGCGAGCCTGCTCGGCCCCAGCCTGAGCTTGCCCGTGCAAGGCGGTCGGCTGGCGCTGGGGACGTGGCAGGGCGTGTACCTCTGCGAACACCGGGACGAGGGCGGGGCAAGGAGGCTCGTGCTGACCCTGCATGGCGAGGAACGGTAG
- a CDS encoding DUF4403 family protein codes for MRRLLLPALLTVLMTENASALSLLTLPVTVPLAGVQGAANARVPAEFARVDETRDYLGGLLSVRLTGTVMRAGHVSLRTAPEGDALIVSVPIRASFRATPAGLGSFLTRDFGGAATVSLRVAPFVTPEWEAGARVKGDYEWTDPLSVDLTEGVRVSVRSLVDGQVRAQLDRVAAEVARAVREGANLRARAGTVWAQVQRPWTLPTPDPAYARVTPRSLSVSPFRFTDDALKLTVGATFDLDAGLGRASAHMPSPLPPLRVAPPPTPGVSLSVPVRLPYAELSEAATRAAGRQAFPLPVPLSPTLRVTGVTVKPLGPKLSAAVSVLVSGPLGLKVRATADVTGTPKLDASGRVVTLGGVTVTTRREGLTGRVIGWLADARAQAYLTRAARFDLTEPLAKARGQVQSRLPFAPTPGVRLAGTVGPLRLSALNVTPGALIVTAAASGELTATVEVGNLR; via the coding sequence ATGAGACGCCTGCTCCTGCCCGCTCTCCTCACCGTGCTGATGACCGAGAACGCCTCCGCCCTGTCCTTGCTGACGCTGCCCGTCACCGTCCCGCTGGCGGGGGTGCAGGGAGCGGCGAACGCGCGGGTGCCCGCCGAGTTCGCGCGGGTGGACGAAACGCGGGACTATTTGGGTGGCCTGCTGAGTGTGAGGCTCACGGGCACGGTGATGCGGGCGGGTCACGTCAGCCTTCGGACTGCGCCGGAGGGAGACGCCCTGATCGTCAGCGTGCCCATCCGCGCGAGCTTCCGGGCGACCCCGGCGGGCCTCGGCTCCTTCCTGACACGCGATTTCGGCGGTGCGGCGACGGTCAGCCTGCGCGTGGCCCCCTTCGTTACCCCCGAGTGGGAGGCGGGCGCGCGGGTGAAGGGCGACTACGAGTGGACCGACCCCCTGAGCGTGGACCTCACCGAGGGCGTGCGGGTGAGCGTGCGGTCGCTGGTGGATGGGCAGGTGCGGGCACAACTCGACCGGGTGGCGGCGGAGGTGGCGCGGGCCGTGCGAGAGGGGGCGAACCTGCGGGCGCGGGCCGGAACGGTATGGGCGCAGGTTCAGCGACCGTGGACCCTCCCCACCCCAGACCCCGCCTACGCCCGCGTCACCCCCCGCAGCCTGAGTGTCAGCCCCTTCCGCTTCACGGACGACGCACTCAAGTTGACGGTCGGCGCGACGTTCGATCTGGACGCCGGGCTGGGCCGCGCTTCCGCCCACATGCCCTCGCCCCTGCCCCCACTTCGCGTCGCCCCGCCGCCCACCCCCGGCGTGAGCCTGAGCGTGCCCGTGCGTCTCCCCTACGCCGAGCTTTCGGAAGCCGCGACGCGGGCGGCAGGAAGGCAGGCTTTCCCCCTCCCCGTGCCCCTCTCCCCCACCCTGCGCGTGACGGGTGTGACGGTGAAGCCGCTGGGGCCGAAGCTCAGCGCCGCCGTCTCCGTCCTTGTGAGCGGGCCGCTGGGCCTCAAGGTCCGGGCGACCGCCGACGTGACGGGCACGCCCAAGCTGGACGCCTCGGGCCGCGTCGTCACCCTCGGCGGCGTGACCGTCACCACCCGCCGCGAGGGGCTGACCGGGCGCGTGATCGGTTGGCTGGCAGACGCGCGGGCACAGGCGTACCTCACCCGCGCCGCCCGCTTCGACCTGACCGAACCTCTGGCGAAGGCGCGGGGGCAGGTGCAATCCCGGCTGCCCTTCGCTCCTACGCCGGGCGTGAGGCTCGCGGGCACGGTCGGTCCCCTGCGGCTCTCAGCCCTGAACGTCACGCCGGGGGCACTCATCGTCACCGCCGCCGCGAGCGGGGAGCTGACGGCAACGGTGGAGGTGGGGAACCTGCGGTGA
- a CDS encoding DMT family transporter, which translates to MTTAPAQPATADADRTRSGLGLALVAALGAGTIGIWGKVAGQVGLGSFDLLAWRFGLVAVMLLPLAGRGLTWRQRGPLLAVGLLYALATTLYFAALGRITAGTTSLLLYLAPAFVILFGWLAGRRPDAARLGAVALAALGLGLVIGVPGAGDRDPVGLALAAGAGALYAVYLLASERWLRGIPALASTGHMALVAGVCFALLAAGSGTLDIPGTLTQWGVIVGMALVATVVAVPALYGAVARLGAARASLVGTLEPLFTVLLAFLILGEALRPAILLGGAFILAGAVLAQRRAA; encoded by the coding sequence ATGACGACCGCGCCCGCCCAACCCGCGACCGCCGACGCCGACCGCACGCGCTCCGGGCTGGGGCTGGCGCTCGTGGCGGCCCTGGGTGCGGGCACCATCGGTATCTGGGGCAAGGTCGCCGGGCAGGTGGGGCTGGGGAGCTTCGACCTCCTCGCCTGGCGCTTCGGGCTGGTCGCCGTCATGCTCCTCCCCCTGGCGGGGCGGGGGCTGACGTGGCGACAGCGGGGGCCGTTACTCGCCGTGGGTCTGCTCTACGCGCTGGCGACCACCCTCTACTTCGCGGCGCTGGGGCGCATCACGGCGGGCACCACGTCGCTGCTGCTGTACCTCGCGCCCGCCTTCGTGATCCTGTTCGGGTGGCTCGCCGGACGGCGGCCCGACGCGGCGCGGCTGGGGGCGGTGGCGCTCGCCGCACTTGGGTTGGGGCTGGTCATCGGCGTGCCGGGGGCGGGCGACCGGGACCCCGTGGGGCTGGCGCTGGCCGCCGGGGCGGGGGCGCTGTACGCCGTCTACCTCCTCGCCTCGGAGCGGTGGTTGAGGGGCATTCCGGCGCTCGCCTCGACCGGGCACATGGCGCTCGTGGCGGGAGTGTGCTTCGCGCTGCTCGCGGCGGGGAGCGGGACCCTGGACATCCCCGGAACCCTCACGCAGTGGGGCGTGATCGTCGGTATGGCGCTCGTCGCCACCGTCGTCGCCGTGCCCGCCCTGTACGGCGCGGTCGCGCGGCTGGGGGCGGCGCGGGCCAGCCTCGTCGGCACATTGGAGCCGCTGTTCACGGTGCTGCTGGCCTTCCTCATTCTGGGCGAGGCGCTGCGGCCCGCCATCCTGCTCGGCGGCGCGTTCATCCTCGCGGGGGCGGTGCTGGCGCAACGTCGGGCGGCCTAG
- a CDS encoding penicillin acylase family protein — protein MTLRTRQRWAGRLGRGLLWVVLLVLGAALGAVLWLRATSNPRVSGTVTLSGLSGPVTVTRDRWGVPHIRARASDADALFALGFVHAQDRAWQMDFQRRVTQGRLAEVLGEAALPQDRFLRTWGFYRAAGSILPALSERSRRLVSAYTAGVNAGLKQGKLAPKFRILGYTPEPWTDVDSVAWSKLMAYDLGGNYDEELLASRVLRRLGAQGLNTVLPPYPMNGPTILSREEIGVTGRATETKAQAAALPDATLTALQTHLNAARALGLERVPGKGSNNWVIGGERTASGKPILADDPHLALTSPMLWYLADLQGPTLRSIGATIPGLPGIVIGRNDRIAWGVTNVNPDVQDLYIEPENAPLTSRTEVIRVKGGPDVRLTVRESRHGPIVSDVGAGTLGPRVALRWTALQPNDTTFDAFLGLNYARNWDDFVTALRRYVAPSQSFVYADVDGNTGYYAPGRIPLRNGWDGSLPVPGDGSREWAGYVPFERLPHTFNPADGLVVTANNRVVPDGYPFNLGNIRNWAEPYRAARITELLTAKPAGLTMDDVKAVQFDTVSLVWRDLKPFLLATQPQGDLSREALARLQDWDGNETTASVPATIFEAWLVQLQAMAADEVGDGTRVNSLAVLNQLRTGGELCRNEAAERVDCAAELRASLSRTVDGLAARLGSNVDGWTYGKVHTVASNHRAFGNVKALAWLFNHTTPTPGGTNTVNVARPDPETLRQTHGASYRHIIDLSDMNRSLYIGSLGQSGSPFGGNVSDQQALWARGEYLPMSTDEADWGRTRTLTLRPGE, from the coding sequence ATGACGTTGAGGACGCGGCAGAGGTGGGCGGGGCGGCTGGGGCGCGGCCTGCTGTGGGTCGTGCTGCTCGTGCTGGGGGCGGCGCTCGGGGCGGTGCTGTGGCTGCGGGCGACCTCCAACCCACGGGTGAGCGGGACGGTGACGCTCTCCGGGCTGTCCGGTCCCGTGACCGTCACGCGTGACCGCTGGGGAGTGCCGCATATCCGGGCGCGGGCGAGCGACGCCGACGCCCTCTTCGCGCTCGGCTTCGTCCACGCGCAGGACCGGGCGTGGCAGATGGACTTCCAGCGGCGGGTGACGCAGGGGCGGCTCGCGGAGGTGCTGGGGGAGGCCGCTCTGCCGCAAGACCGCTTCCTGCGGACGTGGGGCTTCTACCGGGCGGCGGGGTCCATCCTCCCCGCCCTCTCCGAACGCTCGCGGCGGCTGGTGAGCGCGTACACGGCGGGGGTGAACGCGGGGCTGAAGCAAGGCAAGCTAGCCCCCAAGTTCCGCATCCTGGGCTACACGCCGGAACCGTGGACGGACGTGGACAGCGTGGCGTGGAGCAAGTTGATGGCCTACGACCTCGGCGGGAACTACGACGAGGAACTGCTCGCCTCGCGCGTGCTGCGGCGGCTGGGCGCGCAGGGGTTGAATACCGTTCTGCCCCCCTACCCTATGAATGGGCCGACCATCCTGAGCCGGGAAGAGATCGGGGTGACGGGACGGGCAACAGAGACGAAAGCTCAAGCCGCCGCCCTTCCCGACGCAACTCTGACCGCCCTCCAAACCCACCTGAACGCCGCCCGCGCCCTCGGCCTGGAGCGGGTGCCCGGCAAGGGGAGCAACAACTGGGTGATCGGCGGGGAGCGCACAGCGAGCGGCAAGCCCATCCTCGCGGACGACCCGCACCTCGCGCTCACCAGCCCGATGCTGTGGTATCTGGCGGACCTTCAGGGGCCGACGCTGCGCTCCATCGGGGCCACCATCCCCGGCCTGCCCGGCATCGTCATCGGGCGGAATGACCGCATCGCGTGGGGCGTGACGAACGTGAATCCCGACGTGCAGGACCTCTACATCGAGCCGGAGAACGCGCCCCTGACCTCGCGCACGGAAGTCATCCGGGTCAAGGGCGGCCCCGACGTGCGCCTCACCGTCCGCGAGAGCCGCCACGGCCCCATCGTCAGCGACGTGGGCGCGGGAACGCTCGGGCCGCGCGTGGCGCTGCGCTGGACGGCGCTGCAACCGAACGACACGACCTTCGACGCCTTCCTCGGCCTGAACTACGCGCGGAATTGGGACGACTTCGTGACCGCGCTTCGCCGCTACGTGGCCCCGAGCCAGAGCTTCGTTTATGCCGACGTGGACGGGAACACCGGGTATTACGCGCCGGGACGCATTCCCCTCCGCAACGGCTGGGACGGCTCGCTCCCCGTGCCCGGCGACGGCTCCCGCGAGTGGGCGGGCTACGTCCCCTTCGAGCGCCTGCCGCACACCTTCAATCCCGCCGATGGCCTCGTCGTCACCGCCAACAACCGCGTCGTGCCGGACGGCTACCCCTTCAACCTCGGGAACATCCGCAACTGGGCCGAGCCGTACCGCGCTGCGCGCATCACCGAACTGCTGACGGCCAAGCCCGCCGGGCTGACGATGGACGATGTGAAGGCTGTCCAGTTCGATACCGTGAGCCTCGTGTGGCGTGACCTTAAGCCCTTCCTGCTCGCCACCCAGCCGCAGGGCGACCTCAGCCGGGAAGCTCTTGCCCGATTGCAGGACTGGGACGGCAACGAGACGACGGCGAGCGTGCCCGCCACCATCTTCGAGGCGTGGCTCGTGCAGCTTCAGGCAATGGCGGCGGACGAGGTGGGCGACGGGACGCGCGTGAACAGCCTCGCCGTGCTGAACCAACTGCGGACCGGGGGCGAGCTGTGCCGGAACGAGGCCGCCGAGCGCGTGGACTGCGCCGCCGAACTCCGCGCCAGCCTGAGCCGCACCGTAGATGGTCTGGCCGCCCGCCTCGGTTCCAACGTGGACGGCTGGACCTACGGCAAGGTCCATACCGTCGCTAGCAACCACCGCGCCTTCGGGAACGTGAAGGCCCTCGCGTGGCTGTTCAACCACACCACGCCCACCCCCGGCGGCACGAACACCGTCAACGTCGCCCGCCCCGACCCGGAGACCTTGCGGCAGACCCACGGGGCGAGCTACCGCCACATCATCGACCTGAGCGACATGAACCGCAGCCTCTACATCGGCAGCCTCGGGCAGAGCGGCTCGCCCTTCGGCGGCAACGTCAGCGACCAGCAGGCGCTGTGGGCGCGGGGTGAATACCTGCCCATGAGCACGGACGAGGCGGACTGGGGCCGAACGCGGACGCTGACACTCAGACCGGGGGAGTGA
- a CDS encoding type IV pilus twitching motility protein PilT, translating to MTTSPADITDILRVAAEKGASDVILTVGMPPQFKLQGVYDPQGFSELVATQTRKLMYSMMNEKQQRTFEEKRELDFSFALGDKARFRVNAFMQRGNVGGVLRLIPTRIKTAQEMGLPQNIVELAESPRGLVLVTGPTGSGKSTTLAAMIDHINQTKRLHIVTIEDPIEFMHPHKQSIVNQREVGADTMSFNAALRAALRQAPDVILVGEMRDYETIKAAVTAAETGHLVMGTLHTNSAPESIDRIVDVFPEEQQEQIRVQLANNLVAVMTQQLLPKADGSGRVLAYELLIANPAVRALIREGKTFQIVSTMQTGAREGMVTMDAFLANLYRRRVISYDTGVERAVDPKEFARLANDATTSTGAAGSYSPPAGGGAASPTAGRAPANPTLSGTGAGRTTTDTAFGNTSAGKPYGRG from the coding sequence ATGACCACTTCCCCCGCCGACATCACCGACATCCTGCGCGTGGCCGCCGAGAAGGGCGCGTCCGACGTGATCCTGACCGTGGGGATGCCGCCGCAGTTCAAGCTTCAGGGCGTGTACGACCCGCAGGGCTTTTCCGAACTCGTGGCGACGCAGACGCGCAAGCTGATGTACTCCATGATGAACGAGAAGCAGCAGCGCACCTTCGAGGAAAAGCGCGAGCTGGACTTCTCCTTCGCGCTGGGCGACAAGGCCCGCTTCCGCGTGAACGCCTTCATGCAGCGCGGCAACGTGGGCGGAGTGCTGCGCCTCATCCCCACGCGCATCAAGACGGCGCAGGAGATGGGGCTGCCGCAGAACATCGTGGAACTCGCCGAGTCGCCGCGCGGCCTCGTCCTCGTGACCGGGCCGACGGGCAGCGGCAAGAGCACCACGCTCGCCGCCATGATCGACCATATCAACCAGACCAAGCGGCTGCACATCGTGACCATCGAGGACCCCATCGAGTTCATGCACCCGCACAAGCAGAGCATCGTCAACCAGCGCGAGGTCGGGGCCGACACCATGAGCTTCAACGCCGCCCTGCGCGCCGCGCTGCGTCAGGCCCCCGACGTGATCCTCGTGGGCGAGATGCGCGACTACGAGACGATCAAGGCCGCCGTGACCGCCGCCGAGACCGGCCACCTCGTCATGGGCACCCTGCACACCAACTCCGCGCCCGAGAGCATCGACCGCATCGTGGACGTGTTCCCGGAGGAGCAGCAGGAGCAGATTCGCGTCCAGCTCGCCAACAACCTCGTTGCCGTGATGACCCAGCAGCTCCTTCCCAAAGCCGACGGCTCGGGCCGCGTCCTCGCCTACGAACTCCTGATCGCCAACCCCGCCGTCCGCGCCCTGATCCGCGAGGGCAAGACCTTCCAGATCGTCTCGACGATGCAGACGGGTGCCCGCGAGGGCATGGTCACGATGGACGCCTTTCTCGCCAACCTCTACCGCCGCCGCGTCATCTCCTACGACACGGGCGTGGAGCGGGCCGTGGACCCCAAGGAATTCGCCCGCCTCGCCAACGACGCCACCACCAGTACCGGGGCCGCCGGGAGCTACAGCCCACCCGCCGGAGGGGGGGCCGCCTCCCCCACGGCGGGCCGCGCCCCGGCCAATCCCACCCTATCGGGTACCGGGGCGGGCCGCACAACCACCGACACGGCCTTCGGGAACACGAGCGCGGGCAAGCCGTACGGGCGGGGGTGA
- the priA gene encoding replication restart helicase PriA: MERVTLPPAPPLPLPWRVVVPLPVPALDYAPPHGRGGAVPLGCRVLVPWRGELAVALVVGEGDPHGAHRLREAVHVLDDEEGPWVPPATVEAVTAWARDARLPAGLVWGDLLGVGWTARHSHRVRAVPGADLSAFGRRAPAGEWAAAKDYSPVLLDAVREQGLLEETFQTTSRTRGLVRARSLAEVPAAARMVPVLRAVPDAPPPLTAKGRQAWVWLAEHGPHPTLSAWARGAGVGTGVVSGVMNAGGAETVMVEADPPPAWAWLVQNGPAESLTSWATRATADGIPLSPTGAGTLVARGWADVVQEAAPPPALPEPGDSWLTPDPDRLPEVPAWRLHGGRPASRFRTLAPRISRLLGQGRSVLVLAPDHATLRRAWDGLSGLAATAGTRAVQVSGALNEGQREHAWTLIRSERARLVIGSYLALTAPLPDPALVVVLEEASDAYKLPSGSHAFVPDVAARVAQAHDAALALVGSAPAAESVPLPGAVLPPPRARVHVVDYANPPEQPELGPLSGVHLTPGDLGYPVSHDLARLLRQVQERGRQAALLAPRRGYSALLRCPTCEHIPQCRNCDVALRFHHDTRQLTCHQCGYRVAVPDRCDVCGEQMWKARGPGTEWIAQTVEKLAPGLPVYRYDRDHQDDLSPLYAGESGVVVGTQLLLSQDAPPNLALLGVTLADTWLNLSDFRASERYHRLLRQLAEWHPERAPMIVVQTFQADHPALRVLVEGRDALAYPAAEERVRAALGYPPHARLAQVEVASRDPQRAKIAAQEVFDALHGAGAGAHEVLGPAPSPVARLRGVYPYHLLLRARDDARLSQLLSTLDRSWKARVRVDVNPRGGL; the protein is encoded by the coding sequence ATGGAGCGTGTGACCCTGCCGCCCGCCCCCCCTCTTCCTCTGCCGTGGCGGGTGGTGGTGCCCCTGCCCGTGCCCGCGCTGGACTACGCTCCCCCCCACGGGCGGGGTGGGGCCGTGCCGCTGGGCTGCCGGGTTCTCGTGCCCTGGCGCGGCGAGCTGGCGGTGGCCCTGGTCGTCGGTGAGGGGGACCCGCACGGTGCCCACCGCCTGCGTGAGGCGGTTCACGTGCTGGACGACGAGGAGGGGCCGTGGGTGCCTCCCGCCACGGTGGAGGCAGTGACGGCCTGGGCGCGCGACGCCCGACTCCCCGCCGGGCTGGTGTGGGGCGACCTGCTCGGCGTGGGCTGGACGGCCCGGCACAGCCACCGGGTCCGGGCGGTGCCGGGGGCCGACCTGAGCGCCTTCGGGCGGCGTGCCCCGGCGGGGGAGTGGGCGGCGGCGAAGGACTATTCCCCGGTCCTCCTCGACGCCGTGCGCGAACAGGGGTTGCTGGAGGAGACGTTTCAGACCACCTCGCGCACCCGTGGGCTGGTCCGCGCCCGCTCTCTGGCCGAAGTGCCCGCCGCCGCCCGTATGGTCCCCGTCCTGCGCGCCGTGCCGGACGCTCCTCCTCCTCTGACCGCGAAGGGACGGCAGGCGTGGGTGTGGCTCGCCGAACACGGGCCGCACCCCACGCTGAGCGCCTGGGCGCGCGGTGCTGGGGTGGGAACCGGGGTGGTCTCCGGCGTGATGAACGCAGGCGGGGCCGAGACGGTGATGGTGGAGGCCGACCCGCCGCCTGCCTGGGCGTGGCTCGTTCAGAATGGTCCCGCCGAATCCTTGACATCCTGGGCGACGAGAGCGACGGCGGACGGCATCCCCCTCTCGCCTACAGGGGCGGGCACGCTCGTCGCGCGGGGGTGGGCGGACGTGGTACAGGAGGCTGCGCCGCCGCCAGCCCTTCCCGAACCGGGAGACTCCTGGCTCACCCCCGACCCTGACCGTCTCCCGGAAGTTCCGGCGTGGCGGCTGCACGGGGGGCGGCCCGCCTCGCGCTTCCGCACGCTCGCCCCGCGTATTTCCCGGCTGCTGGGGCAGGGGCGCTCCGTCCTCGTCCTCGCGCCCGACCACGCGACCCTGCGCCGCGCGTGGGACGGGCTGTCGGGCCTCGCGGCGACGGCGGGCACCCGCGCCGTGCAGGTCAGCGGGGCTTTGAACGAGGGGCAGCGCGAACACGCTTGGACCCTCATTCGCTCGGAGCGGGCGCGGCTGGTGATCGGCTCCTACCTCGCCCTGACCGCGCCCCTGCCCGATCCGGCCCTCGTCGTCGTGCTGGAGGAGGCGAGCGACGCTTACAAGCTCCCATCGGGGTCGCACGCTTTCGTCCCCGACGTGGCCGCCCGCGTTGCCCAGGCGCATGACGCCGCTCTCGCCCTCGTGGGAAGTGCCCCCGCCGCCGAGAGCGTGCCCCTGCCCGGCGCGGTGCTGCCGCCGCCGCGTGCGCGCGTGCATGTGGTGGACTACGCGAATCCGCCCGAGCAACCCGAACTCGGCCCGCTGAGCGGCGTTCACCTCACCCCCGGCGACCTCGGCTACCCGGTGAGCCACGACCTCGCACGGCTGCTGCGGCAGGTGCAGGAGCGCGGGCGGCAGGCGGCGCTGCTCGCCCCCCGGCGCGGGTACTCGGCCCTGCTGCGCTGCCCGACCTGCGAACACATCCCCCAGTGCCGCAACTGCGACGTGGCGCTGCGTTTCCACCACGACACCCGCCAGCTCACCTGCCACCAGTGCGGCTACCGGGTGGCCGTCCCCGACCGCTGCGACGTGTGCGGCGAGCAGATGTGGAAGGCGCGCGGCCCCGGCACCGAATGGATCGCGCAGACGGTGGAGAAGCTCGCCCCCGGCCTCCCCGTCTACCGCTACGACCGCGACCATCAGGACGACCTCTCGCCCCTGTACGCGGGGGAGAGCGGCGTGGTGGTGGGCACCCAGCTCCTGCTCTCGCAGGACGCGCCGCCCAACCTCGCCCTGCTGGGCGTCACCCTGGCCGACACGTGGCTCAACCTGTCGGACTTCCGCGCCTCCGAGCGGTATCACCGCCTGCTGCGCCAGCTCGCCGAGTGGCACCCGGAACGCGCCCCCATGATCGTCGTGCAGACCTTCCAGGCCGACCACCCGGCGTTGAGGGTCCTCGTGGAGGGCCGCGACGCCCTCGCCTACCCCGCCGCCGAGGAGCGGGTGCGGGCCGCCCTGGGGTATCCGCCCCACGCCCGCCTCGCGCAGGTGGAGGTCGCCTCCCGTGATCCTCAGCGGGCGAAGATCGCGGCCCAGGAGGTCTTCGACGCTCTGCACGGGGCCGGAGCGGGGGCACACGAGGTCTTAGGCCCCGCACCCAGTCCAGTCGCCCGATTGCGTGGCGTCTACCCCTACCACCTGCTCCTGCGTGCCCGCGACGACGCGCGCCTGTCTCAGCTTCTCTCCACGCTGGACCGCTCGTGGAAGGCGCGCGTGCGCGTGGATGTGAACCCACGCGGCGGGTTGTAA